The following are encoded together in the Bacillus sp. V2I10 genome:
- a CDS encoding EscU/YscU/HrcU family type III secretion system export apparatus switch protein has translation MNKIIAGKRQMLIQKEEMPAFRKNSIIYGKILEKSGDLAVIQIGDTKLKAMIDSSLPSSGTYWYEVKSSKEGNSVLLKMLTKANGRDEPSDAPQFILKLLKEANIARTKEHVDFLQRVLREHPGITRKDLQQVLQHAADSGSDHPAKLMSSLSFALKNNLPLSDAVINSLCEVQSRVTLYDQLKQLNSVIETEKLPLNALKAQIGSMVAQDFANNANNLAGVLSFFQKQLGLKGEISLLQQLAKGADLIHQEDSLKLLLLTASQNQTNQAVKEKIDQLISKLNGQALLGADQGITQHCFMQIPLHYGQFQSDLNIEWTGRKNERGEIDPDYCRVLFYLNMNVLKDIMIDLHIQNRIMTVTIYNQFKDPSLIEILHKMEVNEQIPEELYQAVAEIFSFIYHVDKEAETMSEKSKGQD, from the coding sequence ATGAATAAAATCATTGCAGGTAAAAGGCAGATGCTCATTCAAAAAGAAGAAATGCCTGCATTCAGGAAGAACAGCATCATTTATGGAAAGATCCTTGAAAAAAGCGGTGACCTTGCCGTCATACAAATTGGAGATACTAAACTAAAGGCGATGATCGACAGCAGCCTTCCTTCTTCAGGGACCTATTGGTATGAAGTTAAATCCAGTAAAGAGGGCAATTCCGTTCTTCTGAAAATGCTGACCAAAGCTAATGGCCGCGATGAGCCTTCAGATGCACCGCAATTTATTCTGAAGCTCCTTAAAGAAGCAAATATTGCCAGAACAAAAGAGCATGTTGATTTCTTGCAGCGGGTGCTGCGGGAGCACCCTGGGATAACCCGAAAAGACCTTCAGCAAGTATTGCAGCATGCAGCAGATTCAGGAAGTGATCATCCAGCAAAGCTGATGTCGTCCCTATCATTCGCCCTGAAAAATAACCTTCCGCTGTCGGACGCGGTCATAAATTCCTTATGTGAGGTTCAGAGCAGGGTAACCCTGTATGATCAATTAAAACAGCTGAACAGCGTAATAGAGACAGAAAAGCTCCCGTTAAATGCTCTGAAGGCTCAAATAGGTTCAATGGTTGCTCAGGATTTCGCAAATAATGCAAACAATCTGGCCGGTGTATTATCTTTCTTTCAAAAGCAGCTTGGTTTAAAGGGGGAAATCTCCTTATTACAGCAGCTTGCAAAGGGCGCAGATCTTATACACCAAGAGGACAGCTTGAAGCTTCTTTTGCTGACAGCAAGTCAGAACCAGACAAATCAGGCTGTAAAAGAAAAAATCGATCAGCTTATTTCTAAGCTGAATGGACAGGCTTTGTTAGGTGCTGACCAAGGAATCACCCAGCACTGCTTCATGCAAATACCGCTGCATTATGGGCAATTTCAATCCGATCTGAACATCGAGTGGACGGGCAGAAAGAACGAAAGGGGCGAAATCGACCCGGATTACTGCAGAGTTCTTTTTTACTTAAACATGAATGTTCTTAAAGATATTATGATTGATCTACATATTCAAAACCGTATTATGACGGTCACGATCTATAATCAATTCAAGGATCCGTCATTAATTGAAATCCTTCATAAGATGGAAGTGAACGAGCAAATTCCGGAAGAACTTTATCAGGCAGTCGCTGAAATATTTTCATTTATTTATCATGTTGATAAAGAAGCAGAAACCATGTCAGAGAAGAGTAAAGGGCAAGATTGA
- a CDS encoding ribonuclease HII produces the protein MKKQTTEQIRQKLIQIEHTGDPFLLECGKDERKSVQKLVEKWMREFEQKKRDKQMFEDMMTFERQARDKGYKYICGIDEVGRGPLAGPVVAAAVILPEDFFLPGLTDSKKLSAEKRELFFEIIVSESVAYGIGAISPAQIDEMNIYQATKAAMLKAVDELAVRPEYMLIDAMEIALPIPQESLIKGDARSVSIAAASVVAKVTRDRIMKKLAQKFPQYGFDQNMGYGTKLHLEALNKNGVTDYHRKSFSPVKEMALSK, from the coding sequence ATGAAAAAACAAACAACTGAGCAAATCAGGCAAAAATTGATTCAAATCGAACATACAGGCGACCCTTTTTTACTTGAATGCGGAAAAGATGAACGAAAAAGTGTACAAAAACTGGTCGAAAAATGGATGCGTGAATTTGAACAGAAGAAAAGAGATAAGCAGATGTTTGAAGACATGATGACATTTGAGCGTCAGGCAAGAGACAAGGGATATAAATACATATGCGGAATTGATGAAGTCGGACGCGGTCCTCTGGCAGGGCCTGTTGTGGCTGCTGCTGTTATCCTTCCTGAAGATTTTTTCCTGCCAGGGTTAACTGATTCCAAAAAACTGTCAGCAGAAAAAAGAGAGTTATTTTTTGAGATAATTGTCAGTGAGTCTGTCGCTTATGGAATCGGGGCTATTTCACCTGCGCAAATTGATGAGATGAACATCTATCAGGCTACTAAAGCTGCTATGCTGAAGGCTGTAGATGAGCTCGCTGTGCGGCCTGAGTATATGCTCATTGATGCGATGGAGATTGCCCTGCCAATCCCTCAAGAATCATTGATAAAAGGGGATGCAAGAAGCGTGAGCATCGCTGCGGCCTCCGTCGTGGCAAAAGTCACCAGAGATCGAATCATGAAAAAGCTTGCGCAGAAATTTCCCCAGTACGGGTTTGATCAAAATATGGGATATGGAACAAAGCTGCATCTTGAAGCTTTAAATAAGAATGGTGTAACAGACTATCACCGCAAGAGCTTTTCACCTGTGAAAGAAATGGCATTAAGTAAATAA
- the ylqF gene encoding ribosome biogenesis GTPase YlqF, with product MTIQWFPGHMAKARRQVTEKLKLIDIVFELVDARIPVSSRNPMIDEIISSKPRIVLLNKADMADPKATQQWLAYFKEQGIHALPIDAKTGTGMKQIVSMSKEVLKEKFDRLAAKGVKPRAIRALIIGIPNVGKSTLINRLAKKNMAKTGDRPGVTTAQQWVKVGKELELLDTPGILWPKFEDELVGLKLATTGAIKDAILNLQEVALYALEFLSEKYPNRLKERYALEEIPEDRVELFDAVAKKRGCIMSGGWVDYDKTSELLLREIRSEKLGRLSFETTESIQQ from the coding sequence ATGACTATCCAATGGTTTCCCGGCCACATGGCCAAAGCAAGACGTCAAGTAACCGAAAAATTAAAGTTAATAGATATCGTTTTTGAACTTGTAGATGCGAGAATTCCGGTATCATCAAGAAATCCGATGATCGATGAAATTATATCGAGCAAACCGAGAATTGTGCTGCTGAATAAAGCTGACATGGCTGATCCGAAGGCGACACAGCAATGGCTTGCCTATTTTAAAGAGCAGGGGATTCACGCATTGCCGATAGACGCTAAAACTGGTACCGGCATGAAACAGATTGTTTCGATGTCAAAAGAAGTCCTGAAAGAAAAGTTTGACAGACTGGCTGCAAAAGGGGTTAAACCAAGAGCGATTCGCGCATTGATTATCGGCATTCCAAATGTCGGAAAGTCGACGCTTATCAACCGTCTGGCAAAGAAAAATATGGCGAAAACCGGAGATCGTCCGGGAGTCACTACTGCCCAGCAGTGGGTTAAAGTAGGCAAGGAGCTTGAGCTGCTTGATACTCCAGGAATTCTATGGCCTAAATTTGAAGATGAGCTTGTCGGACTAAAACTGGCAACTACAGGTGCTATAAAAGATGCGATCTTAAACCTTCAGGAAGTTGCGTTATATGCATTGGAATTTTTAAGCGAAAAGTATCCAAATCGGCTTAAAGAAAGATATGCACTTGAAGAAATCCCTGAGGATCGTGTTGAGCTTTTTGATGCTGTAGCGAAAAAAAGAGGATGCATCATGTCTGGCGGCTGGGTGGACTATGATAAAACATCCGAGCTTCTCCTAAGAGAAATCCGCTCTGAAAAACTGGGACGCCTGAGCTTTGAAACGACAGAAAGCATTCAGCAATAA
- the lepB gene encoding signal peptidase I — MTRKKSELFEWIKALAIAVILAAVIRYFLFAPIVVDGLSMMPTLHDQDRMIVNKIGYKIGEPERFDIVVFHATEEKDYIKRVIGLPGERVEYRDDMLYINGKAYEEPYLDEYKNTLIDGPLTEPFTVEEVPEGQLFVMGDNRRYSKDSRHIGPVSKDEVMGQTSLIYWPLNDIRFVE; from the coding sequence ATGACTCGAAAAAAGAGCGAGTTGTTTGAATGGATCAAAGCACTTGCTATTGCAGTAATACTCGCAGCCGTTATCCGATATTTCTTATTTGCACCAATTGTTGTGGATGGATTGTCCATGATGCCTACCCTGCACGATCAGGACCGCATGATAGTTAATAAGATAGGATATAAAATAGGTGAACCGGAGCGGTTTGATATTGTCGTTTTTCATGCAACTGAAGAAAAGGACTACATCAAAAGAGTCATTGGACTTCCGGGAGAGCGTGTAGAATACCGTGATGATATGCTCTACATTAACGGAAAAGCCTATGAAGAGCCTTATTTAGATGAATATAAAAACACGTTAATTGACGGACCTTTAACAGAACCGTTTACAGTTGAAGAAGTCCCTGAAGGCCAGTTGTTTGTAATGGGTGATAACCGCAGATACAGCAAAGACAGCCGCCATATCGGCCCGGTATCCAAAGATGAGGTAATGGGACAAACAAGCCTGATCTACTGGCCATTAAATGATATTCGATTTGTTGAGTAA
- the rplS gene encoding 50S ribosomal protein L19 gives MQKLIEDITKEQLRSDLPAFRPGDTVRVHVKVVEGTRERVQIFEGVVIKRRGGGISETFTVRKISYGVGVERTFPVHTPKIAQLEVIRRGKVRRAKLYYLRELRGKAARIKEIR, from the coding sequence ATGCAAAAACTAATTGAAGATATCACTAAAGAACAATTAAGATCTGATCTTCCTGCTTTCCGTCCTGGAGACACTGTACGTGTACACGTTAAAGTTGTTGAGGGAACTCGTGAGCGTGTTCAGATTTTTGAAGGTGTTGTCATTAAGCGTCGTGGTGGTGGAATCAGCGAAACTTTCACAGTTCGCAAAATTTCTTATGGGGTAGGCGTAGAACGTACATTCCCAGTTCACACACCTAAAATCGCACAGTTAGAAGTTATCCGTCGCGGTAAAGTACGCCGTGCGAAACTTTACTACTTGCGCGAATTACGCGGTAAAGCGGCTCGTATTAAAGAAATTCGATAA
- the trmD gene encoding tRNA (guanosine(37)-N1)-methyltransferase TrmD encodes MRIDFLTLFPEMFHGVIGNSILKKAEEKGAVSFKVTNFRDYSDHKHSIVDDYPYGGGAGMVLKPQPIFDAVQDIQKESASAPKIILVCPQGETYSQRKAEELAKEDHLVFICGHYEGYDERIREHLVTDEISIGDFILTGGELASMVIADSVVRLLPDVLGNEDSPVLDSFSTGLLEHPHYTRPSEFRGMKVPDVLISGNHAKIDEWREKESLRRTFNRRPDLLNSFDLSDKQKKWIEEFKKG; translated from the coding sequence ATGAGAATTGATTTCTTAACCCTCTTTCCCGAAATGTTTCATGGTGTAATCGGCAATTCCATTTTAAAAAAAGCGGAAGAAAAGGGTGCCGTCAGCTTTAAAGTAACCAATTTCAGAGATTACTCTGACCATAAGCACTCCATTGTTGATGACTATCCATATGGCGGAGGAGCGGGCATGGTTCTTAAGCCGCAGCCTATATTTGATGCTGTACAAGATATTCAAAAGGAAAGTGCATCTGCCCCTAAAATTATTCTCGTATGCCCCCAGGGTGAAACCTATTCTCAGAGAAAAGCAGAGGAACTGGCAAAGGAAGACCATCTTGTTTTTATCTGCGGACATTATGAAGGATATGACGAGAGAATCAGAGAGCATTTAGTAACGGATGAAATTTCGATTGGAGATTTTATTCTTACCGGCGGAGAACTGGCTTCAATGGTTATCGCTGACAGCGTCGTCAGGCTGCTTCCGGACGTTTTGGGCAATGAGGACTCTCCTGTGCTCGATTCCTTCAGCACAGGGCTCCTGGAGCATCCTCACTACACTCGTCCATCTGAATTCCGCGGAATGAAGGTTCCGGATGTCTTAATCTCCGGCAATCATGCTAAAATTGATGAATGGCGGGAAAAAGAATCGCTTCGCCGGACTTTTAACAGGAGACCGGATTTGCTGAACTCCTTCGATCTATCAGACAAGCAGAAAAAGTGGATAGAAGAATTTAAAAAAGGTTAA
- the rimM gene encoding ribosome maturation factor RimM (Essential for efficient processing of 16S rRNA) yields the protein MTEKWFNVGKIVNTHGVKGEVRVLSTTDFPEERYQTGNVLYLFQSEQKEPVEVKIKTHRFHKTFDLLTFEGHGSINDVEKYKNYLIKVPESQLTDLDEGEYYFHEIIGCTVLTDAGEEIGTIKEILETGANDVWIVKRKNKKDALIPFIDDVVKEIDVEEKRIIISLMEGLIDE from the coding sequence ATGACAGAAAAATGGTTTAATGTAGGTAAGATTGTAAATACTCACGGTGTAAAAGGAGAAGTCAGAGTTTTATCAACGACCGATTTTCCTGAAGAACGATATCAGACAGGCAACGTTCTTTATCTCTTTCAATCTGAACAAAAAGAGCCTGTGGAAGTAAAAATAAAGACACATCGTTTTCATAAAACATTTGATCTTCTTACCTTTGAAGGGCATGGTTCTATTAATGATGTCGAGAAATATAAAAATTATCTTATTAAAGTCCCTGAAAGCCAGTTAACAGATCTTGATGAAGGTGAGTACTATTTTCACGAAATTATTGGATGTACTGTTTTAACAGACGCTGGAGAAGAAATTGGAACGATTAAAGAAATTCTCGAAACAGGGGCCAATGACGTCTGGATTGTCAAAAGAAAAAACAAAAAGGATGCGTTAATTCCTTTCATTGACGACGTTGTTAAAGAAATTGATGTTGAAGAAAAGCGCATTATTATTTCATTAATGGAAGGACTAATTGACGAATGA
- a CDS encoding YlqD family protein yields the protein MEIFQTVTVKQILTETSREQLLNHFMQTKQQLEREIDQLAFQLKKKEKTNQTEEMRKQYQREISKRMDKIKIADFQIQQIHILPLGSEIKEKEMNAILEVHVGDRWDDLIKEKTIVIKDGFVVEIR from the coding sequence ATGGAAATCTTCCAGACAGTTACCGTCAAACAAATATTGACAGAAACGAGCAGGGAACAGCTTTTAAATCATTTCATGCAAACCAAACAGCAGCTGGAACGGGAAATTGATCAGCTTGCCTTTCAGCTCAAGAAAAAAGAAAAAACGAATCAGACAGAAGAAATGCGCAAACAATATCAGCGGGAAATATCAAAGCGGATGGACAAAATAAAAATAGCCGACTTTCAAATACAGCAAATACATATCCTGCCGCTTGGAAGCGAAATAAAAGAAAAAGAGATGAACGCCATTCTGGAGGTTCATGTCGGGGACCGCTGGGATGATCTTATAAAGGAAAAGACGATTGTGATTAAAGATGGTTTTGTAGTCGAAATACGCTAG
- a CDS encoding KH domain-containing protein — protein sequence MKELIESIVKPLVDHPEDVSVVENEREHQIVYELTLHQDDIGKVIGKHGRIAKAIRTVVYAAGSNSKKRVQLEIND from the coding sequence ATGAAAGAGTTAATCGAGTCGATCGTGAAGCCGCTTGTTGACCATCCTGAAGATGTGTCTGTTGTAGAAAATGAACGTGAACATCAAATTGTCTACGAATTAACCTTACATCAAGATGATATCGGCAAGGTGATTGGAAAACACGGCCGGATAGCGAAGGCGATTCGGACTGTTGTATACGCAGCAGGATCTAACTCTAAAAAAAGAGTCCAGTTGGAAATTAATGATTAA
- the rpsP gene encoding 30S ribosomal protein S16 has translation MAVKIRLKRMGANKSPFYRIVVADSRSPRDGRFIETVGTYNPVANPAIVDINEELALKWMQNGAKPSDTVRNLFSNQGIMEKFHNAKHSK, from the coding sequence ATGGCAGTAAAAATTCGTTTAAAACGCATGGGAGCTAACAAATCTCCTTTCTATCGTATCGTAGTTGCAGATTCTCGTTCACCACGTGATGGACGTTTCATCGAAACAGTTGGAACTTACAATCCTGTTGCTAACCCGGCAATCGTTGACATTAACGAAGAGCTTGCTCTTAAATGGATGCAAAATGGTGCAAAACCATCTGACACAGTTCGCAACTTGTTCTCAAACCAAGGCATTATGGAAAAATTCCATAACGCTAAACACAGCAAGTAA
- the ffh gene encoding signal recognition particle protein: MAFEGLADRLQNTIAKIRGKGKVSESDVKEMMREVRLALLEADVNFKVVKDFVKKVSERSVGQEVMTSLTPGQQVIKVVKEELTALMGGEQSKIAVANRPPTVIMMVGLQGAGKTTTTGKLANLLRKKHNRNPLLVAADIYRPAAIKQLETLGKQLNMPVFSLGDQVSPVEIAKQAIEHAKKEHLDYVLIDTAGRLHIDETLMDELQQVKELSKPDEIFLVVDAMTGQDAVNVAQSFNDQLGLTGVVLTKLDGDTRGGAALSIRSVTQTPIKFVGLGEKLDAIEAFHPERMASRILGMGDVLTLIEKAQANVDEDKAKELEQKMRTASFTFDDFLEQLGQVRSMGPLDELLGMLPGANKIKGLKNAQVDEKQIGSVEAIIRSMTKEEKQHPEIINSGRRKRIAKGSGTTVPEVNRLLKQFEDMKKMMKQMTSMSKGKKKGGMKFPFM, encoded by the coding sequence GTGCGTTTAGCGCTTCTAGAAGCAGACGTTAACTTTAAAGTCGTAAAAGATTTTGTAAAAAAAGTAAGCGAACGGTCAGTAGGGCAGGAAGTTATGACAAGCTTAACTCCTGGCCAGCAGGTCATTAAAGTTGTTAAAGAAGAGCTGACTGCTTTAATGGGCGGCGAACAGAGCAAAATTGCCGTCGCCAACAGACCGCCAACCGTTATTATGATGGTTGGACTGCAAGGTGCCGGTAAAACAACGACAACAGGAAAGCTTGCGAACCTGCTTCGAAAGAAACATAACCGCAATCCTCTTCTCGTCGCTGCAGATATTTACCGTCCAGCTGCCATCAAACAGCTTGAAACGCTTGGAAAACAGCTGAATATGCCTGTCTTTTCCTTGGGTGATCAAGTGAGTCCTGTTGAAATTGCCAAGCAGGCGATTGAACATGCAAAAAAAGAGCATCTTGATTACGTTCTGATTGATACAGCAGGCCGTCTTCATATTGATGAAACACTGATGGATGAGCTTCAGCAGGTAAAAGAATTATCAAAACCTGATGAAATTTTCCTCGTTGTTGATGCAATGACCGGACAGGATGCCGTAAATGTAGCGCAAAGCTTCAATGATCAGCTCGGCTTAACAGGCGTTGTCCTGACAAAGCTTGATGGTGACACTCGAGGCGGGGCTGCACTATCCATCAGATCTGTTACCCAAACACCGATTAAATTCGTTGGTCTTGGAGAAAAATTGGATGCGATTGAAGCATTTCATCCAGAACGCATGGCATCCCGTATTTTAGGCATGGGCGATGTTCTCACATTGATTGAGAAGGCACAGGCCAATGTGGATGAAGATAAGGCAAAAGAACTCGAACAAAAAATGAGGACTGCTTCGTTTACATTTGACGACTTCCTCGAACAGCTCGGACAAGTCCGCAGCATGGGACCGCTTGATGAGCTTCTTGGAATGCTCCCTGGCGCTAACAAAATTAAAGGTTTAAAAAATGCTCAAGTCGATGAGAAACAGATTGGTTCTGTTGAAGCTATCATCCGTTCGATGACAAAGGAAGAAAAACAGCATCCTGAAATCATCAACTCTGGCCGCAGAAAACGGATTGCAAAAGGAAGCGGAACGACCGTACCGGAAGTTAACCGTCTTTTAAAGCAATTTGAGGACATGAAAAAGATGATGAAGCAAATGACGAGCATGTCAAAAGGGAAGAAAAAAGGCGGAATGAAATTTCCGTTTATGTAA